A window of ANME-2 cluster archaeon genomic DNA:
AAAAGAACAATCAAAAGAACTGCCACACATCAAACTAAAATCCTTCCAATATGGAAAAACAGCAGCTCTCCTCTCCATATCCGACGAACTAAACTTCATTGACATCGTAAACAAACACACCAACAAAAA
This region includes:
- a CDS encoding IS1634 family transposase, which produces MVSLKKKKIKGHIYWYAVEMARIDGKPKQVWQKYLGTAEKIVELKEQSKELPHIKLKSFQYGKTAALLSISDELNFIDIVNKHTNK